Proteins encoded by one window of Thunnus thynnus chromosome 3, fThuThy2.1, whole genome shotgun sequence:
- the LOC137179755 gene encoding choline transporter-like protein 1, translating to MGCCTSTERKRDWKPLEERSCTDIPWLIIFTLFCIGMVCICGFTIATGGASRIISGYDSYGNTCGQDNTKIEGVELSGRNMIENKYVFFLDPCNLDIINRKIKSIALCVSKCPASELKTYSDLKQFALNNGSSLCTYDISPTRYPSHSERSTKCPKLPVPPSKSVPLFHRCIPVDIGCYAEFAQAFMTFVSDNNVLRRVVAGVMASKDIIMGLCVLALVLSLIMMVVIRYISKVLVWILTVLVVVGTIAGTGILWWLYVDHRSALNNKTTSVFGKEVGSDNVKALLVYAIGATIFTVILLLVMFFMRKRVALTISLFHVAGKVFIHLPLLALQPFWTFLCLMLFWVYWIAVLLFLGSAGTPVKNNSTGMVEYHVVGPLQYTVWYHAVGLIWISEFILAFQQMTIAGAVVTYYFTRNKSQMPATPILSAMARTFRYHLGTIAKGSFIITLVKIPRLILTYIHSQLKGKENACARCMLKACVCCLWCLEKCLAYLNQNAYIATAINSTNFCTSARDAFVILVENALRVAAINTVGDFVLFLGKVLIVSCTAFAGVLALNYQREYTVWVLPLLIVCLFAFLVAHCFLSVFENVVDVLFLCFAVDSKYNDGSPGREYYMDKALMEFVENSKKMGRHNPDDGDGREMKSMSRGGTLA from the exons ATGGGCTGTTGCACCAGTACAGAG AGAAAACGTGACTGGAAACCACTGGAGGAGCGCAGCTGCACGGACATCCCATGGCTCATCATATTCACACTGTTTTGTATCGGAATG GTGTGTATCTGTGGCTTCACCATTGCCACAGGAGGTGCCTCCAGGATTATCTCAGGATATGACAGTTATGGCAACACCTGCGGTCAGGACAACACCAAGATTGAGGGAGTGGAGCTCAGTGGACGAAACATGATAGAAAATAA GTACGTCTTCTTTCTAGACCCGTGCAACCTCGACATCATTAACAGGAAGATCAAGTCCATTGCCTTGTGTGTTTCCAAATGCCCTGCTTCTGAACTGAAGACATACTCTGATCTAAAGCAGTTTGCTCTGAACAATG GATCTTCACTCTGCACCTATGATATTTCACCTACAAGATACCCAAGCCATTCAGAAAGAAGCACTAAATGTCCCAAACTCCCTGTTCCACCAAG TAAATCCGTTCCACTGTTCCACCGTTGTATTCCTGTGGATATTGGCTGCTATGCTGAATTCGCCCAGGCATTCATGACATTCGTCAGTGACAACAATGTTCTGCGCCGGGTTGTCGCTGGGGTGATGGCCAGCAAGGACATCATCATGGGCCTTTGTGTGCTGGCTTTAG TTCTGTCCCTGATCATGATGGTCGTGATCCGTTACATCTCCAAAGTGCTGGTGTGGATTCTAACAGTTCTGGTAGTCGTCGGCACCATAG CTGGGACAGGCATCCTCTGGTGGCTGTATGTGGACCACAGGAGTGCCCTAAATAACAAAACCACCTCAGTATTTGGGAAAGAAGTGGGCTCGGACAATGTTAAGGCCCTACTTGTGTATGCAATTGGTGCTACAATTTTCACG GTAATTCTCCTGCTGGTGATGTTCTTCATGAGGAAGCGTGTGGCTCTCACCATTTCCCTGTTCCATGTAGCTGGTAAAGTCTTCATCCATCTTCCCCTGCTGGCCCTGCAGCCTTTCTGGACCTTCCTCTGCCTCATGCTCTTCTGGGTCTACTGGATTGCTGTGCTTCTCTTCCTCGGGAGTGCAG GAACACCAGTGAAGAACAACTCTACAGGTATGGTTGAATATCACGTGGTGGGGCCTCTTCAGTACACAGTGTGGTACCACGCTGTGGGTCTCATCTGGATCAGTGAGTTCATTCTTGCCTTCCAGCAGATGACCATCGCTGGAGCTGTGGTCACTTACTACTTCACAAG GAATAAATCTCAGATGCCAGCTACTCCTATCCTTTCCGCTATGGCGCGTACCTTCCGTTACCACTTGGGTACTATAGCCAAAGGCTCCTTCATCATCACGCTCGTTAAGATCCCTCGTCTCATCCTAACATATATTCACAGTCAACTCAAAGGAAAG GAAAACGCCTGTGCTCGCTGCATGCTGAAAGCTTGTGTCTGCTGCCTGTGGTGTCTTGAGAAGTGTCTAGCATACTTGAATCAA AATGCTTACATTGCGACAGCCATCAACAGCACCAATTTCTGCACCTCAGCCCGTGACGCTTTCGTTATTCTGGTGGAGAATGCCCTCCGAGTGGCTGCCATAAACACTGTGGGGGACTTTGTCCTCTTCTTGGGAAAG GTGCTTATAGTCTCGTGTACAGCTTTTGCCGGCGTCCTGGCCCTGAACTACCAGAGAGAGTACACCGTGTGGGTCCTGCCTCTACTCATCGTCTGTTTGTTTGCCTTCCTGGTGGCCCACTGCTTCCTTTCGGTCTTTGAGAATGTAGTCGACgttctcttcctctgctttgCTGTGGACTCTAAGTATAATGATGGCAGCCCCGGGCGGGAGTACTACATGGACAAGGCCTTAATG GAATTTGTTGAGAATAGTAAGAAGATGGGTCGGCACAATCCAGATGATGGAGACGGACGTGAAATGAAGTCCATG tCACGTGGAGGAACTTTAGCTTGA